The following is a genomic window from Aricia agestis chromosome 20, ilAriAges1.1, whole genome shotgun sequence.
ATCTAATACAAATAGACTAAAAACGTTAAATAAagtcttatttttaattttacttccTCCGATCACAAACTATTTCAAATTCCAATACAAAGTAATAATGGCctgataatttgtttttaactaCTCCCTTATGATTTACaatgattttgtaaaaaaaatatatcctgtGCGCATACTAAtgtaaaatacaataaacaaaaggTGGCATGTGCAAGATCTAACTACATGTGAGGAATGAGGGAAGACCGTGTAGAAATAAggcaagatttttattattttcatctcCCACTGAAAGCTGATATCTTTACAAGTACATAGGCACATTGACAGGGAtaaccaaataaaaaatatagtgaTTGATTATTTTCTAATTAAACACTGAATTCTCCACAAGTCAGCAGGACCTCATAAACAAAGGAActgataaataaaacaaatgaaaTTATCACAACAGTTCAGGATATAGTGAGACTCGGACCGCAGTACTACAGGATGAGCGACGTCTACATTTCATATCGTAACGGACAACGTCAGGGGTTCCGATTGTTCCGGGGCCTCCCAACATTCTTCATTGAAAACTCACGATACACCAGTATCCCAATTTATCTTTTGACAAATAAAtctgtacaaaatatattaaatatataatctgTAACGCTACCTTACCACATCAAATAGTTTCTTCTCCCAcaattaaatgatttaaaaacacAACTCTTCACGTGCAAGAACAAACATTAACCTATCGCGCGGCTCGCGGCGGGCGACTCGAGCGAGTCATTTTAAATCATACTCCTCAGTCCATCGAGAATACCGTCTACTCCTGTCATAGTTTTCGTACAGTCTATGGTGTTCGTCCTATCGTCCTTTGCTTACAGTCCGTGCGTGGCATATACATATGATCGGTGATGAGAACGGACGGGGCTCGTGTTAGTTCCGCTCGGCGTCCTCGCAGTCGCGCGAGATGTGGCCGGGCTTGCCGCACATATAGCAGGTCTTGGTGCCGTCGGGGCAGTTGCGGCTGATGTGTCCGGCCTTGTTGCAGTTGTAGCAGGTCTGGCCGGAGCTGTCGGCGCCGCGCTCGGGGCAGTTGCGCGCGATGTGGCCCGTCTTGTTGCAGTTGTAGCACGACGGCTCGTCGGGGCTCTGCGCGCACTCGCGCGCTATGTGCCCGGTACCGTTACACCTGGAATTTAACATTCATACTTATATACATGGCTTTATATTTTGATGACAAAAATAAGTGTATAACCTTGGGCAACTTTTATTATGGATTGTGACTATTTGGACTAAAACCTTGTCCACAGATTCAACCTAacttctatattattttttttctatgccATAAGTTACTCAAACCTGAAAGCCAGTTGCCGAATAACAGAATGTTTGATAATGCTAGCATAAATTATGTCACCAACACATCGCTAAAACCGACAGCGGCCGGCGAATTGGCTCGGTCGAGGTCATTTAATACACGACACCATCGATTTTCACTTATTTACATACAATCTTTATGTGAAAATGGTGGCTGAATAGTAAAAAGGCCTTACATATAACTGGCGTTAAGTTGAGGCTGATGCAGGAAAATAACAAGGCCTAAAGAGCCCAGCAGCCAACTGTGTGTATTTCTTGTTTATTGGCGGCAAAACTCTAAGTAAAGGAACATTCCTTATTTGCTGgtcgtttttaaaaaaaaaaacattattgccTCAATAACAGTTGACAAAATCGAATCACAAGATAGACGAACGTTTAGTTTGATCATTTTCCCGCTTCGGGAAACTGGTTACCAAAAGCGGTATGTTCGAGACGATAGGGCCAACAACCTTCGGGCACAATTACATTAGTTTTATTACGATATTTACGTGCATCGTGAATTAGACACGTGTCTGgacccgtaccacgaaaccgttttaagactcaaacaatcgtacgagaatgttgcgtcctactctaacaaacgtgaaagacgttgttagagcaggacgcggcattctcgttcgatttttttaagtctcaaaacggtttcatggtATGCCTCTTGTTTCGGTCTCACTGGGCCTATAACTTAATAGATATCACGTGTAGTGGGGCCTATTTGATTAAATTCAGTATTTTGTAATAGATGATGTTATTTGAAGATAACACTGTATTAGTGGGGTTGGTTGATACTTGATAATGATAATATCTTTAGCAAGTCAGTTGTATCTTAGATATCTGTAAAAATGGTACGTCATACCTGTAGCAATTGCGGCTTTTCTAAGTCGCATGAGCAAAGGTGTTCATTGTGGTTGCACTGAcgcttgaaagttgaaacatgCAGTATTTATTTTACGCCCGCAACAACTATTGATAATACCTGTAGCAACGGTCATCCTTGCAGACGCGCACGAAGGCCCGACCTTAGTATGGTTAAGCACTTGAAGATGCGCTACCACTGATTGTACCCTACTATCCGCAACAACAGTTGATCCTACCTCTGGCAACGGTCGGCCTCCTTGCTGTCGCGCGCGAAGTGTACGTTGCGGTTGTAACCTGCAGAAGCACTTAATGGTTGATCCCACCTGTAGCAACGGTCGGTCCCCTCCTTGCAGACGCGCGCGAAGTGTCCGGTGCGGTTGTACCTTCCAGAAACACAACGGTTGATCTCACCTGTCGGCCTCCTTGCAGTCGCGTGCGAATTGTACGATGCGGTTGTAACCTGCAGAAGCACTTAATGGTTGATCCTACCTGTAGCAACGGTCGGTCTTCTCCTTGCAGTCGCGCGCGAAGTGTCCGGTGCGGTTCTACCTTCCAGAAACACAACGGCTGATCTCACCTGTAGCAACGGTCGGCCTCCTCCTTGCAGTCGCGCGCGAAGTGTCCGGTGCGGTTGCACTTGAAGCACTTCTCGCGCTGGCGGTTGAAACCAGTGTCCCGTGTGTTGACACCGCCCTGCGTGCACTCGCGGGCGAAGTGTCCGGTCCGGTTGCATTTGTAGCACACACTTGAACTCATTTTCTGTAACAGACAACGACGCTGTTAAATACGTGTgatcagtggcggatttacaaatttgccgcctgtaggctattcaatgttttgccgcccctattgcttttgacctttgaaattcaatacgttagtttatagttcacaatcatatcccaccaaaaacattttttgaaaatttttgctgagacggCCACACAAGGTTTCATAAGGTTttctggtatgtagaatttgtttaagttagggtcagtagagttagactgtgtagattcagaagcttggctctacatgatatctcatatctttttcacagggtaaaccgtaaaccttatgtggtcgtcccggcaatattttataagaaatgttttggtgggattttttatttctgtaaaataaaaaatggagcTAAATTTGCCGCtttaggctccagcctacttagcctattggtaaatccgccaccgCGTGTGATCATTTCTCTAACTGGTTACTAGTGGGTGCCTATAGAGGCTGCGTTTCCACAGAAACTGCTTTGAGAGGAATGTTCTTAGAACCAATAGAAaaggggccttactcccgaaactgatatcgatttcgattttcgatttcaacggtttttgacactttagacatctaaaatagcgctattttagatgtctaaagtgtcaaaattctcaaaaaccgttgaaatcgaaaatcgaaatcgatatcggTTTCGGGAGTAAGGTACCTGATGCGCTTACGTCAGGTACATGAAGCGAAATATTCTAATTGACAAGATCTACTTCTGATGCTTCTAAACATTACCAGTTGTTCCATCTTATCATACTTATCCATCCATGATGGAGGTAATGTTTAAAATGCAATTAATGCGACTTTGCTATAATCAAAATAACAAGGCATAGAATTCCATAGAAATTCTgtcattttatattaagttttgtgcctcgattcgcCGTTTGGACTTAGTATCACTGTTAGGACCTGTCTTGAGATAAGACAAGCGAGCGAGATGCACAACAACAACTGCCTCGAGTGTGCCGTGACCCTGACTGATAAGTCGCTACGTAATCATTACATttcataataagtaataattatttatatttttaatgaactTACATAAACTCATACAAAGCTACTAACCCAATTAATGAAATATATAATCGTCAATTTCACTTTTCGTTTTTTTAGAGTTTATTTTACCAAGTTTTAAATCTATGATTTCAATGTTCATATACTTCCGAAGGTACACATTGGTCTATAAACCAACAGGCAAACCCACTAGAATACCCGTtctgtaagtatttttatggtgttttagaatttagattactCTTTATCCAATGGCAAAGAGAGGATTATTCAACAATATGGTATGTCTACTCTAATTAGCAATATGAATAGTTGAAGTGCAATTAGAAACTACTTTCGAATGTTCACGTGCCGATAAATCCACTGTCTCCGCGAGACGCGTTTCTCGATCTCGTTTTACATCATAGTAATTCGAAATTTGAATGGAGGTGTAACTTTTTAATCGTGAAATGGCAGGTGTAAGGTAAAACAATGTTCGGCCTTAAAACAATGGCGTAAGTCGTAACTTGTATAACTACGGTAACTTGTAATAGTTTATATTTTAGCATAAGCAACAAGGAAAAATTCCAAAACCATGGGagcgccatgcttcggcactaatgggccggctcgaccggacaaatatcacgttctcacagaaaaccggcgtgaaacagcgcttgcgctgtgtttcgccgagtgagtgagtttgccggaggcccaatcccctaccctattccctttcctaccctcccctattcccttcccttccctaccatcccctattaccctattccctcttaaaaggccggcaacgcacatgcagctcttctgatgctgcgagtgtccatgggcgacggaagttgctttccatcaggtgacccgtttgctcgtttgcccccttatttcataaaaaaaaaaaaaaaaaaaaacaccccaACCAATTCGCGCAATAAAAAGTTGTAAAGTATACTTTTGCACgtctattaaataaattattcattgaattattattttataggaTGGGACATCTACAACAGCTACAACAATAAAGGCAGAAAAATTAGTTCAATATGTCACTGAAcaatcaataaatattaaatatcaataactgagcagcagtggacgactataggctgatatgatgatgatgaactgaGTCTGACCTAGCCCTGAATGTTCTGTACTAAAAAATGTGGCTCTTTCTAGTAACACAAACACTTCATAAGAAAAACCTGTTGTGTCTATAAGAAAGTAAATTTTGATTACATattcaatacaaaaataaaagaaagaaTGTAGATTCTAAATGATATTGAGTAAAAAAAGAAGTTATTGTTATAACAGTAATGCAAGTCTCATTATAGATATGCAAGTAACATAAAAAagacagtaataaaaataatttataattacacATTGATCTAATGTTGAACCTCATCATAATCACAGGTTTTCTTTTGCcatgataagaaaaaaaaacaagatacCAATATTAGCTCTGAAACTATTTGGCTTACAATTATTCTATGAACTTTCTAAATTGCAATGTCTATAAATTGTGTCAGTAGGTTATACTTTTACAATGTTCAATTGAAAGCTATCATTTTACTTTTACCTGTTTCATTTTAAAACCGTTTAAGTGAAGGGTTCCTTATGTCTAAAACTGATGGAACTGATGGATGAGATGTAATAGAATGGTATTGTTGACCGAATCCTGAATTGGGCAAGTAACAATGATAGCGCCCCTCCTActtcttaacccatcaatccccaagcggcggccggctgccgcataacaattgaaaatctagtgTCCACGATACctacgatggaggtgctactgATCCCCTATTTTTACCCTACATTGGGAACTTGTATTCTAGTTATTTACGAAAAAACTTgttaaggatttttttttaaattttgacaatttattcaacaaatctATATGGCCAAGTATGTCTGATCTAAAGCTAAGTACTGTTtgactccaaatcgagcaataaccaccgtgtggaccgcaaaactgactgctcaatggaattaaatatttcaaatatgtcatttccttcgattcggagtaaaactatcaagcaaaaccgtatgtgaataCTTAGCCTAAGGCATAGATTTTAGTAAATTGAACAGGTTACTAAACATAGACATCTGAcacttaatcttatatctttaaattcttgtatatatataattggaatctcagttTCAGCTCcacaatgattttcatgaaatttagtatatagggggtttcgggggcgataaatcgatctagctaggaatcatttttagaaaatgtcattttattcatgttttatggaataccgagcaaagctctatcaaatagctagtaatattaatatagtcTATGTGTTGTTAATTTTGTATTGTACATGATGTCAAAAAAATTTAACATGAATTTATAATTGAATTGCTAGTTGTAAGAATGCTGCAAATTAGATAATACTtagaagaaaattatattacctttattatattttaatcaagaATATAGCCAGGACTATATTATAGCTTCtacaagaacataatattattaatatttttgttacttttcaATAGATCTCCTTCCTTTATGTTTACCTTTGCAAAACACACCAACTTGAACTTATCATATTATATGTTATTGCAAAGGAatccaaattaaattaaattgttaaaCACTAGGCAGAAAACATTTGAGGTTAAGAAATTGTGGTGTCAGAATATTTTTACTTCCAATGCCATTCCAACGCATACTTTACATGCTTTCATAAATAGAAAGCACCTGTTTGCTGTTGCAAAAATTGCATAGCAATTACTGATTTTTCCCACACTTTGACAGCAAGTAGATGCGTCATATAGAAAAGTTGATTACTTGGCAAACACTGAATCCTGCTGTATAAAGCACGCAGAATCGAACAGTTTTCCCACTCGTAGAGCACTGTAACGTCCTAGTAGAGGTAGATGAACATGGGAATGAATCACTCAATGCACTTTTTCATATATTATGAACCCCTTTACCGTTGCACTGAACGCTGTCAAACTAACCACGttcaatattcactttcatGCCCAAGTGAAGACTTCATCATATTGAACACATTTTCATGAAGAAACCGAATCCGAGAGCGGGCgttttattaaatacatatcaatTATCGACACATCCGTAAGATAAACGCGCTAATATACGACCACGTGTAGTGAGTACCGGTAGCGTTAAGTTTTGTCACTTTACTTCAAAAATTACACTTACCGATTGATTGTGTAACTTCGTGAGCACTTATaacactataaaaatattatttaacagttTTTGTACGTAGTAAATTTACgaataaatgtaatttatgaCGCTATGTTTGCAAGGAAGCCAGCCACCATCACTACGGATTCGTAAAAGACATTTTGATCATAGACACGAATTTAAAAAGTCTCGATTGTGTCTTTGGTTGCTTGGTCATTGCCCTTGGCGTTGGCTACCAATGGGCTATGGCCTATGGCCTATGAAACAAAACATGTTTTTCACTCAGTACCAGGGACTCATCACTCAGGGACTGTAATAGTCAGGTATATTGTTTATACCGATATTGATTATCGGTACAAATATCGATAATATGGGAGCAAGCAACCGGTACTGGTAaggtatcgatattttttttcgatACATTGATATTATCggtatagcctgtcaagaaagtcatgacaggcgggaaaattttctaaacgtaatcacgcttaaaaggtgtatttttttctttgtattttcgcagagaacgcttattacgttttaaatattgtcaccttgcacatatCTCGAATGAATAAACCGGTACCGATATAGTTAATATTTGAATATTAACTATATCGGTACCGCACCGATACTGAAATACCAGTATTTTATCTCTTGTCGACTGTGGTATGCGTACGCCGTACGCGGTACGGTAAATGGTAATCAGTAGTGAGTAGACATCGGATAGCACTTTTTAGGCGACAGTGCATAGTTTAGCAATTTTTCGTTATTAGTGCATAGTTCAGCCATATTATGCCCTCGTATTGTCCAATCTACGAGTAGCTATCATAAAACACACCGAAGCCACGACACAGAGGTACAATAGATCAAAATACTATAAATAATGTGGCCCCATCCCTATTTAAAGACTTCTACAATGCACCCGAATCACTTTGAGGTCCTCTTCAAGAAACACCTGTCCCCCTACCTTCCTCCCCGAAGGGATCAGTTCGGATTCCGTTCCGGACTGAGCACAACTCTCCAGCTAGTGCGCGTGGTCAACCACCTTTCCGTTGCGGCCAACAAGAAGGAGGCCACGGTCGCAGTATTTTTAGATATGGAAAAGGCGTTCGACAGTGTGTGGCATGACGGCCTTCTCTGCAAACTCATTCGA
Proteins encoded in this region:
- the LOC121737482 gene encoding CCHC-type zinc finger protein CG3800, which codes for MSSSVCYKCNRTGHFARECTQGGVNTRDTGFNRQREKCFKCNRTGHFARDCKEEADRCYRCNGTGHIARECAQSPDEPSCYNCNKTGHIARNCPERGADSSGQTCYNCNKAGHISRNCPDGTKTCYMCGKPGHISRDCEDAERN